Proteins from one Setaria italica strain Yugu1 chromosome V, Setaria_italica_v2.0, whole genome shotgun sequence genomic window:
- the LOC101762053 gene encoding protein DEHYDRATION-INDUCED 19 homolog 3, with product MDSEHWISRLAAAKRYYAAQLGHIDDMPGMGMEEVEMEMEDDGDMEMEMEMALGDATWPEVACPYCYEDHDVASLCVHLEEDHPYEPHAAPCPICSQRITRDMLNHITMQHGYLFKNGHRCRRYIIPESHAISLLSRDLRGTHLQALLGGGHSHRSSNTATTNISSDPLLSSFGLSFPTSDAPEPSKSTPSMPDGASVRKETPAQPWESSIDSSLTSEEREQKRKQATDRATFVQGLVLSTLFGD from the exons ATGGACTCGGAGCACTGGATctcgcgcctcgccgccgccaagcgGTACTACGCGGCGCAGCTCGGCCACATCGACG ATATGCCGGGGATGGggatggaggaggtggagatggagatggaagaCGACGgggacatggagatggagatggagatggcgcTCGGGGACGCGACGTGGCCGGAGGTCGCCTGCCCTTACTGCTACGAGGACCACGACGTCGCCTCCCTCTGCGTCCACCTCGAGGAGGACCACCCCTACGAGCCACACGCCGCG CCATGCCCCATTTGCTCCCAAAGGATTACAAGAGATATGCTTAACCATATCACCATGCAACATGGTTACTTGTTCAAG AACGGTCACAGGTGTCGCAGATATATTATTCCCGAGAGCCATGCAATTTCTTTATTGAGCCGAGATCTGCGTGGTACTCATTTACAGGCTCTTCTAGGAGGTGGTCATAGCCACAGATCAAGTAACACAGCCACCACAAACATTTCCAGTGATCCTCTTCTTTCATCATTTGGCCTGAGTTTCCCAACATCAGATGCACCAGAGCCATCAAAATCAACACCTTCTATGCCAGATGGTGCCTCAGTACGTAAGGAAACACCAGCTCAGCCTTGGGAATCAAG TATTGACTCGTCTCTCACAAGCGAAGAAAGGGAACAAAAGAGGAAACAGGCCACTGACAGAGCAACCTTTGTGCAAGGCCTGGTGCTCTCAACTCTATTTGGGGACTGA
- the LOC101762728 gene encoding callose synthase 12 yields the protein MTTPRAAQRRAAAPAAAAGGEPYNILPIHDLLADHPSLRFPEVRAAAAALRAVGGLRPPPFSQWRADHDIMDWLGAFFGFQRDNVRNQREHLVLLLANAQMHLTSADFSDTLDPRIARQIRRKLLRNYTSWCGFLGRRPNVHVPDGDPRADLLFTGLYLLVWGEAANLRFVPECLCYIYHHMALELHRILEGYTDVATGRPANPAVHGENAFLTRVVTPIYGVIRAEVLSSRGGTAPHAAWRNYDDINEYFWRRDVFDRLGWPMEQARQFFRTPPDRTRVRKTGFVEVRSFWNIYRSFDRLWVMLVLYLQAAAIVAWEGAKWPWDDLISSQGSRSKDTQVRVLTIFITWAALRFLQSLLDIGTQFRRAFRDGRMLAVRMVLKVIAAAAWVLAFAVLYKGIWDQRRSNGQWSSAANSRIMRFLYAAALFVIPEVLALVLFIVPWVRNALEKTNWKICYALTWWFHSRSFVGRGLRESTIDNVKYSFFWVLLLAVKFAFSYFLQIRPLVKPTKEIYKLSGIKYTWHEFFGQSNRFAVFVLWLPVVLIYLMDIQIWYAIFSSLTGALVGLFAHLGEIRDMKQLRLRFQFFASAMSFNIMPEEQQVNESFLPNRLRNFWQRVQLRYGFSRSFRKIESNQVEARRFALVWNEIISKFREEDIVSDREVELLELPPELWNVRVIRWPCFLLCNELSLALGQAKEVKGPDRRLWRKICKNDYRRCAVVEVYDSAKHLLLEIIKEGTEEHGIVTQLFNDFDGSMATEKFTVEYKMTELHNVHTRLVALLSLLLKPTKDFTKIVNALQTLYDVVIRDFQAEKRSMEQLRNEGLAQSRPTSLLFVDAVVLPGEENATFYKQVRRMHTILTSRDSMINVPMNLEARRRIAFFSNSLFMNIPRATQVEKMMAFSVLTPYYNEEVLYSKDQLYKENEDGISILYYLQQIYPDEWEYFVERMKREGMSDIKELYSEKERLRDLRHWVSYRGQTLSRTVRGMMYYYEALKMLTFLDSASEHDLKAGSRELATMGSSRIGSSRHDGVAGGSGYYSRASSSRALSRASSSVSSLFKGSEYGTVLMKYTYVVACQIYGQQKAKNDPRAFEILELMKNYEALRVAYVDERQNNGGETEYFSVLVKYDQLLQREVEIYRVKLPGELKLGEGKPENQNHALIFTRGDAVQTIDMNQDNYFEEALKMRNLLEEFNRYYGIRKPKILGVREHVFTGSVSSLAWFMSAQETSFVTLGQRVLADPLKVRMHYGHPDVFDRLWFLGRGGISKASKVINISEDIFAGFNCTLRGGNVTHHEYIQVGKGRDVGLNQVSMFEAKVASGNGEQTLSRDVYRLGHRLDFFRMLSFFYTTVGFYFNTMMVVLTVYAFVWGRFYLALSGLEDYISKNTSSTNNAALGAVLNQQFVIQLGLFTALPMIIENSLEHGFLTAVWDFMKMQLQFASVFYTFSMGTKTHYYGRTILHGGAKYRATGRGFVVEHKKFAENYRLYARSHFIKAIELGVILTVYASYGSASGNTLVYILLTISSWFLVSSWILAPFIFNPSGLDWLKNFNDFEDFLNWIWFRGGISVKSDQSWETWWEEETDHLRTTGLWGSILEIILDLRFFFFQYAIVYRLHIAGQSRSILVYLLSWACILLAFVALVTVAYFRDRYSAKKHIRYRLVQAIIVGGTVAAIVVLLKFTKFQFVDTFTSLLAFLPTGWGIISIALVFKPYLRRSEIVWKTVVTVARLYDILFGVIVIAPVAVLSWLPGLQEMQTRILFNEAFSRGLHISQIITGKKAHAF from the coding sequence ATGaccacgccgcgcgccgcccagcgccgcgcggccgccccggcggcggccgcgggcggcgagcCCTACAACATCCTGCCCATCCACGATCTCCTCGCCGACCACCCGTCGCTGCGGTTCCCCGAGGtgcgggcggccgcggcggcgctgcgggcgGTGGggggcctccgcccgccgcccttcTCGCAGTGGCGCGCCGACCACGACATCATGGACTGGCTCGGCGCCTTTTTCGGCTTCCAGCGCGACAACGTCAGGAACCAGCGGGAGcacctcgtgctcctcctcgccaACGCGCAGATGCACCTCACCTCCGCCGACTTCTCCGACACGCTCGACCCCCGCATCGCGCGCCAAATCCGGAGGAAGCTGCTCCGCAACTACACCTCCTGGTGCGGCttcctcggccgccgccccaACGTCCACGTCCCCGACGGCGACCCGCGCGCCGATCTGCTCTTCACCGGCCTGTACCTCCTCGTCTGGGGCGAGGCCGCCAACCTCCGCTTCGTGCCCGAGTGCCTCTGCTACATCTACCACCACATGGCGCTCGAGCTGCACCGCATCCTCGAGGGCTACACCGACGTCGCCACGGGCCGCCCCGCCAACCCCGCCGTGCACGGCGAGAACGCCTTCCTCACGCGCGTCGTCACGCCAATCTACGGCGTCATCCGCGCAGAGGTCCTGTCCAGCCGCGGTGGCACCGCGCCGCACGCCGCCTGGAGGAACTACGACGACATCAACGAGTACTTCTGGCGCCGTGACGTGTTCGACCGCCTCGGCTGGCCCATGGAGCAGGCGCGCCAGTTCTTCCGCACCCCACCCGACCGCACCCGCGTCCGCAAGACGGGCTTCGTCGAGGTCCGCTCCTTCTGGAACATTTATCGGAGTTTCGACAGGCTGTGGGTGATGCTGGTGCTCTATCTGCAAGCTGCGGCCATCGTGGCGTGGGAGGGCGCGAAGTGGCCATGGGATGATCTAATCTCGTCCCAGGGCTCAAGGTCCAAGGACACACAGGTGCGCGTGCTCACCATTTTCATCACCTGGGCTGCACTCCGCTTCCTCCAGTCCTTGCTGGACATCGGCACGCAGTTCCGCCGTGCCTTCAGGGATGGTCGCATGCTTGCTGTGCGCATGGTGCTCAAGGTCATTGCTGCAGCAGCATGGGTCCTTGCGTTTGCTGTCCTATACAAGGGGATCTGGGACCAGAGGAGAAGCAATGGACAGTGGTCGTCAGCTGCTAATTCACGGATCATGAGGTTCCTCTATGCAGCTGCATTGTTTGTTATCCCTGAGGTCCTTGCCCTCGTGCTCTTCATTGTGCCCTGGGTGCGGAATGCATTGGAGAAGACCAACTGGAAAATCTGTTACGCCCTCACCTGGTGGTTCCATAGCCGCAGCTTTGTTGGCCGAGGATTACGTGAGAGCACCATTGACAATGTTAAGTACTCCTTCTTTTGGGTGCTTTTGCTTGCCGTGAAGTTTGCCTTCAGCTATTTTCTCCAAATTAGGCCGCTTGTAAAACCCACAAAAGAGATATACAAGCTGAGTGGAATCAAGTACACTTGGCATGAGTTCTTTGGCCAAAGCAATCGATTTGCAGTGTTTGTTCTCTGGTTACCAGTGGTGTTGATCTACCTCATGGATATCCAGATTTGGTATGCTATCTTTTCTTCTCTGACTGGTGCACTTGTGGGGCTTTTTGCACACTTGGGGGAGATCAGGGACATGAAACAGCTGCGGCTTCGGTTCCAGTTCTTTGCAAGTGCCATGTCATTCAACATCATGCCAGAGGAGCAGCAGGTGAATGAGAGCTTCTTGCCCAACCGGCTTCGCAATTTCTGGCAGCGGGTACAGCTAAGGTATGGTTTCAGCCGATCATTCCGGAAGATTGAGTCAAATCAGGTGGAGGCACGGCGATTTGCACTTGTTTGGAATGAAATAATAAGCAAGTTCCGGGAGGAGGACATTGTTAGTGATCGTGAGGTTGAGCTCCTTGAGCTGCCGCCTGAGCTGTGGAATGTGCGTGTAATCCGCTGGCCTTGTTTCTTGCTCTGTAATGAGCTGTCTCTTGCACTTGGTCAGGCAAAGGAGGTCAAAGGACCTGATCGCAGGCTATGGAGGAAGATCTGCAAGAACGATTATCGTCGTTGTGCAGTGGTTGAGGTCTATGATAGTGCAAAACACTTGCTGCTTGAGATCATCAAGGAGGGGACTGAGGAACATGGCATTGTTACACAATTGTTCAACGATTTTGATGGATCCATGGCAACAGAGAAGTTCACTGTGGAGTATAAGATGACTGAGCTGCATAATGTCCATACAAGGCTTGTAGCTCTGTTGAGCCTACTTCTCAAACCCACCAAGGATTTTACCAAGATAGTCAATGCCTTGCAGACTCTCTATGACGTTGTCATTCGTGATTTCCAGGCTGAGAAGAGGAGCATGGAACAACTGAGAAATGAAGGCCTTGCACAGTCAAGGCCCACCAGCCTTCTCTTTGTGGATGCAGTTGTGCTGCCTGGAGAGGAGAACGCTACCTTCTATAAGCAAGTGAGGCGCATGCACACCATCCTGACCTCCAGGGACTCTATGATCAATGTGCCAATGAACCTGGAAGCTCGTCGAAGGATTGCCTTTTTCAGTAATTCATTGTTTATGAACATACCCAGGGCAACCCAAGTGGAGAAGATGATGGCTTTCAGTGTCTTGACTCCTTATTATAATGAGGAGGTGTTGTACAGCAAGGACCAGCTCTATAAGGAGAACGAAGATGGCATCTCAATCTTATACTATCTACAACAGATTTACCCAGATGAGTGGGAGTACTTCGTGGAGAGAATGAAGCGTGAGGGAATGTCTGATATTAAGGAGCTGTACAGCGAGAAGGAAAGGCTGAGAGATCTTCGACACTGGGTCTCATACAGGGGGCAGACATTATCACGTACAGTGAGGGGCATGATGTACTACTACGAAGCTCTCAAAATGCTGACCTTTCTGGATTCCGCCTCTGAACATGACTTAAAGGCTGGGTCAAGGGAGCTAGCTACTATGGGTTCTTCAAGAATTGGATCCTCGAGGCATGATGGGGTTGCTGGTGGGTCAGGCTATTACAGCAGGGCATCTTCCTCACGTGCATTGAGCAGAGCAAGCAGCAGTGTGAGCTCCTTGTTTAAAGGAAGTGAGTATGGGACTGTCCTCATGAAATACACATATGTAGTTGCATGCCAGATATATGGTCAGCAGAAAGCTAAGAATGACCCCCGTGCTTTTGAAATATTGGAGCTAATGAAAAATTATGAAGCATTACGTGTTGCCTATGTTGACGAAAGGCAGAACAATGGTGGTGAAACAGAGTACTTCTCTGTTCTTGTGAAATACGATCAGCTACTGCAGCGGGAGGTTGAAATTTACAGGGTTAAGTTGCCTGGAGAGTTAAAGCTTGGTGAAGGAAAACCGGAAAATCAGAATCATGCACTAATCTTCACAAGGGGTGATGCGGTTCAAACGATTGATATGAACCAAGATAATTACTTTGAAGAGGCTCTAAAGATGAGAAACCTGCTAGAAGAGTTCAATCGTTATTATGGAATTCGCAAGCCCAAAATTCTTGGAGTTCGGGAACATGTGTTCACGGGTTCTGTTTCTTCTCTTGCTTGGTTCATGTCTGCCCAGGAAACAAGTTTTGTCACTCTGGGGCAGCGTGTTCTGGCTGATCCACTTAAAGTCAGAATGCATTATGGCCACCCCGACGTCTTTGATCGCCTTTGGTTCTTGGGGCGAGGTGGTATCAGTAAAGCATCAAAAGTGATCAACATCAGTGAGGACATATTCGCTGGTTTCAACTGTACCCTCCGTGGTGGCAATGTTACACACCATGAGTATATTCAGGTTGGTAAAGGTAGAGACGTGGGGCTCAACCAGGTCTCTATGTTTGAAGCCAAAGTTGCTAGTGGCAATGGTGAGCAAACTTTGAGCCGAGATGTTTACAGGCTGGGCCACCGATTGGATTTCTTCCGGATGCTTTCTTTCTTCTATACAACTGTCGGATTTTATTTCAACACAATGATGGTTGTGCTTACTGTCTATGCATTTGTTTGGGGGCGCTTTTACCTTGCACTCAGTGGGCTCGAGGACTACATCAGCAAGAACACTTCCTCTACTAACAATGCAGCCCTGGGAGCTGTCCTCAATCAGCAGTTCGTCATACAGCTTGGCCTGTTCACAGCTTTACCCATGATTATTGAAAACTCACTTGAGCATGGTTTCCTCACTGCTGTGTGGGATTTCATGAAAATGCAACTACAGTTTGCATCTGTTTTCTACACCTTCTCCATGGGAACTAAGACACACTATTATGGGAGGACAATCCTTCATGGAGGTGCGAAGTATCGGGCTACTGGCCGAGGTTTTGTTGTGGAGCATAAGAAGTTTGCTGAGAACTATAGGCTCTATGCTCGCAGCCATTTCATCAAAGCAATAGAGCTTGGTGTGATATTGACAGTTTATGCATCTTATGGCAGTGCCTCTGGGAATACGCTGGTGTATATTCTGCTGACAATTTCAAGTTGGTTTCTTGTGTCTTCATGGATTCTTGCTCCCTTCATTTTTAATCCTTCTGGTTTAGATTGGCTGAAGAATTTTAATGACTTTGAGGATTTTCTAAACTGGATTTGGTTCCGGGGTGGGATCTCAGTCAAGTCAGATCAAAGCTGGGAGACGTGGTGGGAGGAGGAAACTGATCATCTCCGGACAACTGGTCTATGGGGCAGTATCTTGGAAATCATATTAGACCTTCGATTTTTCTTCTTTCAGTATGCAATTGTTTATCGGCTTCACATTGCTGGTCAGAGTAGAAGCATCCTTGTCTATCTTCTATCATGGGCATGCATTCTCCTAGCTTTTGTGGCTCTGGTGACAGTGGCTTATTTTCGAGACAGATATTCAGCAAAAAAGCACATACGGTATCGTCTTGTCCAGGcaatcattgttggtggtacAGTGGCTGCTATTGTTGTGCTGTTAAAATTCACAAAGTTTCAGTTTGTTGATACTTTTACTAGTCTTTTGGCTTTTCTGCCAACTGGCTGGGGAATCATATCTATTGCTCTGGTATTCAAGCCATATCTGAGGAGGTCTGAGATAGTGTGGAAAACTGTGGTGACTGTAGCACGTTTGTACGATATATTGTTCGGAGTAATTGTTATTGCACCTGTGGCTGTGTTGTCATGGTTGCCTGGGCTTCAGGAAATGCAAACAAGGATCCTGTTCAATGAAGCCTTCAGCAGGGGACTTCATATTTCCCAAATCATTACTGGAAAAAAGGCACATGCGTTTTGA